In Syntrophorhabdaceae bacterium, the genomic window TGTCCCAATCAGATAAACTTCGCCGCCGTTATTGATGCCCTGAAGTCCATAGCCGTGGAAAAAGGGGTTGCCAGACCCAAAGGGGACGCGCCTTTGTTCAACCGCTCCTTCCTGAACACGGTGAGGTCCTACGGGCGCGCTTACGATCTCAAGGCCATTGCGATGTATAAGCTGGGGACGGGGAACCTGGGGCAGGACATGGATAAATTCCCTGCCATGCTGAAAAAAGGCAAGATGGCGATCCTGCCGCCATCGGGCGCCGATAAGGACAAAGTGAAAGCGGTCTTCGAAAAGGCAGCAAAGCACAAAGGGGCGGGACGATGAGATACGCATATTATCCCGGGTGTTCCGCTCATTCCACCGCCCGCGACATGCATGAATCATGTCTGGCGGTGTCGAAGGCACTTGGTATTGAGCTCAATGAGATCAAAGGCTGGACGTGCTGCGGTGCCAGCTCCGCCCACCAGACGGACCGGGAACTGGCGGCGGCGCTCGCCTCGGCCAACCTCCTCAAAGCCGGACAGATGGGCATGGATATGGTGGTCAATTGCGCCGCCTGCTATAACCGCTCGAAGGTGGCCAACTGCGAGATCGTCAATTCCGAGGAGATGAGGCGATCCGTCGCCGACAGCCTGGGGGAGCCCTATGACGGATCCGTCGCGGTGAGGCACTTTGTCGAGATACTCCTGAAGGACGTTGGAGCGGCCGCCCTGCGCAAGAAGATCGTCAGGCCCCTGACGGGCCTCAAGGTGGCCGCCTATTACGGCTGTTACCTGGTCCGTCCGCCGGAAGCCACCAATTTTGACGACCCCGAGAACCCGACCATACTGGAGCGCCTCATCGATGTGACGGGCGCGGAGAACGTGGAGTGGTCGGGAAAAGTGGATTGCTGCGGGGGCATGCAGAACCTTACACGGACAGAGATCACCGTCCGCCGGTCGGCCGCGGTCATCGAGATGGCGCAGGCCGCCGGGGCACAGTGCATTGCCGTCGCCTGCCCCATGTGCCAGATCAGCCTCGATGTGCGACAGGCCGACATGGAGAAGTTCCTCGGCAGGAAATACAATATGCCGGTCATCTATCTCACGCAGCTCCTCGGCCTTGCCCTGGGTATTGCACCTGAGAAACTGGGATTCGACA contains:
- a CDS encoding 4Fe-4S dicluster domain-containing protein; its protein translation is MTTRITKEKTTGNLLETVQERADVNLSACYQCRKCSIGCPVAGEVESPPAEIIRRLQLGAGDELLQTGLIWTCLSCETCYARCPNQINFAAVIDALKSIAVEKGVARPKGDAPLFNRSFLNTVRSYGRAYDLKAIAMYKLGTGNLGQDMDKFPAMLKKGKMAILPPSGADKDKVKAVFEKAAKHKGAGR
- a CDS encoding CoB--CoM heterodisulfide reductase iron-sulfur subunit B family protein — encoded protein: MRYAYYPGCSAHSTARDMHESCLAVSKALGIELNEIKGWTCCGASSAHQTDRELAAALASANLLKAGQMGMDMVVNCAACYNRSKVANCEIVNSEEMRRSVADSLGEPYDGSVAVRHFVEILLKDVGAAALRKKIVRPLTGLKVAAYYGCYLVRPPEATNFDDPENPTILERLIDVTGAENVEWSGKVDCCGGMQNLTRTEITVRRSAAVIEMAQAAGAQCIAVACPMCQISLDVRQADMEKFLGRKYNMPVIYLTQLLGLALGIAPEKLGFD